From the Nitrospira sp. genome, the window GCCTCTTCGGTTTCTTGTCCGAACTCATGTGTCACGGAGTCCCACAGACTCCCTCGGCCTGCGCCGGAGGCCTTGTGCGACGCGCGCGCATTGTGAGGATAGTAGTCGTAGACTCCTTCCTCTTTGCCGGCCGCTGCTTTCGCCTGCGCCGGTCCCGGCATGACCCTCGAGCCTCGGGCACCCGGCGGATAGTAGGGATACACGCCATTCCGGGCATGCCTGGTCCTCCGTTCAATGAGGCCGATCGCATATCCCGCACAGAGTGCGCCGCCCAATAGCAGCCAGGGGTGCTGCGCGACTTGCGGCGAGGGAGTCATGGCCGATTTTGCCTTGTCCATCAGTTGATTCAAATTGGTTGTCGTTCGATTCACCATCTCTGAGCAGGTCATCGTGACATCCTCCGTCTGGTCTAGGATCCGTTGCTCCAGCAGTCGCAGTTTCTCGGCTATCGCGATTCTGGTTTGTACGATGTCTTTCAGGTCCTGGTCGATAGCACTTGTTCTTTGATCCATTGGAGGTCTTCCTTCAATGAGTGAAAAGTACGAAAGGGCCACAGCCGTAGCGTTTCCCCGAGTCTGGCGACGCTGAGCAACACCGAGGCAGCCGTGACCAGCGAGAGCAGTCCTACGATGCCATAGCAGGCCCAGAGGGGGAGCGGTGTGGCGGCGTGCAGACCATGCACCAGCATGAGCAGGACACAGAGACTGGCCGACATGCCAAACAAGAGTCCCATCCCGCTTCGGATGGCGATGGAGATGAGCTTGCTCCGTTCATTCTGCATTTCGTGTTGCGCCAGCTGAATTTCCTGTCGCAGCAGAGAGCGGAGGTCGACTATGAGCCCGTTGACCAGCGCGCCGAATGAAATTGGGTGTGGATTGTCCATGTCCGAACCCCTTTCCTCAGTCGGCCCGCGATCGGGAGATCACATACCCGCACCCAAGCCCGAGGAGCAGGGTTTGGAGAGGGTAACGCCGCATGAGCACCCCAAGATCCTCGACGATCCCGCTCACCCCCTGTTGATGGAGCACGCGCGAGGTTTGTTTCACGCCTCGGGAGACGGCATCCGTTGCGGCACCGGCTGCACCCTCGTGTGGAAGCCGTTCACGCAGTCGGTCGGCGGCGGATTCCAGCGCCTCACCGGCTCGCTTCGTCGTTCGATCGGCCGCAGCCATGGTGTCGGTCACGGCGTCATGAACGGTTGCTTTCACCTGCTCGGCTGTGTGCTCCACTGTGCTCTTCTCCTGGTTCATCGGGACTCTCCTTCATGCTCGACTACGGTTGTGGCTCGGCGTTTTCAATATGCTCAAGGTAGCGGTCTGCGTTCCTCGCATGAACTGGGCAAAGCCCTAGTCACGCCGGTGCAGGTACGACTCCAGCATCTGTTCTCAGAGAGTGGGGGAGGTCGTACGAACCTGTTTGGGTTTAACGACCGGCGGCCGGTGGATTTGCATCCGGACGTCCGGTCGCGCCTGTTTCGTCGCTAGTCGGAGCGGGACGCTGCGACCTTGCCGGGCGGAACGATGCAGGGCTTCGATAATGTGGACATCGAGCAGGCCCTCAAGCCCGTTCGGTTCGGGTTGGCGATTGTCCTGTACGCAGGAAGCAAAGTAGATGAGTTGCGGGGCGAACTGATCGCCCGGCTTGAACGTGCGGATGCGCGTCTTCCCGTTCACGGTGATGGACGCTTTCAAGCTGCCCAGGTATTCGTAGGCCGGCTCCACGCGTACCCGGCCTTTTGTACCGACGATTTCATACATGGCGGCATCGGTCGCGCCGAAGCTGCAGGTCATTGTCGCCAGGCGATCGTGGGGAAAACGAAGGATTGCGCCGGCCGATTCTTCGACCTTCCGGAACCGGCGATCATAGCCGCGGCCGACCAGCGCGCTGACTTCCGTGGGCTCGTCGCGGAAGAGGTATCGTGCCGCATTGATGCAATAGATCCCGATATCATACAGCGGTCCTCCGCCCAATTGCTGGCTCAACCGGGTGTCGCCGGGACGAACCTGTTGGGTGAAGACGGAATGAAAGAGCCTCGGTTCACCTAAGCGCCCGGACTGCAGCAGGGCGATGGTCTGAAGATTACAAGCCTCGAAATGCAGACGGTACGCGACCATCAGTTTGACGCGGTAGCGTTCGGCGGCCTGGATCATCTTCCGGCAATCGGCGGTCGTCACGGCAAGAGGTTTTTCACACAGGATATGTATGCCGGCACGGGCCGCCCGCACGGCGTATTCGCGATGGAGACTGTTCGGCAGGGCAATGTACACGGCATCGATCTCGCCGCTCCGCAAACACTGCTCGTAGTCTCTATAGGCATAGGTTCTGGCGACCCCGTATTGCCGGCCGAGCAGGCGACGCTTCAGGGGGTCGTCCGAAACCAGCGCGGTCAATCGTGCCGACGATTTTGCATGGGCGAAGGCGGGAAGCACGGCAACCTGGGAAATATGTCCAAGACCGACGACCGCAAAGCGCAGTGGTGGAAGACTCATTGAGTGCCGCTCCATTTCTCCCTCCCGGGGAAGGGGATGGCATTGTCCGTCATAGACTCGTCATCCTGCGACGCATACGGGATGTCCAGCTACCGTCGCGCATGGTGCTGTCCCATGTTTAGAAGCGGAAAGAGATCGCGCTCCTCCGCGATGAAATGGGCACGGACGGTTTGCATCATGTCTTCAAAGAATGCATCCAATGCTTCGTCGTCGTCGTTTTCAGCCCGTTGTAACTCATCTCTCATCGCTTTGATCTCCTCATGTTCCATGAGGAGTTGCTCCACGAGAATCCGGCCTTCGTTACCCTGATGCCGGACGTCCTCCGTCAGCCGCTCTTCCATGTGGAAATGGTCTGCCAATCGCTGCAGGATCTGGTCGACGTACGATTGTCGGGAGTCTGCCTGTGCGGCACGGTATAGCTGGAAGAGGGCTAGAATATGACGATGGTCGTTGCGTATCAATTTAACCGCGTCGTGGGAGTTCAAAATCGTCGGTGTATTCGCCATGAGGCTGCCTCCCAATGAGTGACGGCCGGTCGGTGGTGAGTCTCAACGCCACCGTATCAGTCCATCATTCGCGCGCGCACTGGGTAGGACCCTAATCATCGACGCCAGGGTGCACGGTGACATGCGCGGCGCGGAGGGGAAGCGTCGTTGGACGCCTCCCCTCCCTGTGGTGCGAGTCAGCGGCTTTCCCGCGGGAGCAACGCCCTGGTCCGTTGTCCCTCCAGTGTGACCTGGCCGGTGGCGTTGGCGGTCCCCTCCAGCAAAATGATGACCGTCAGGCCCTGCGGCGAGGAGCGGACCTGGTCGGGCATCTGCCGTGTCACTAGGATGTCCATCGTGACGCCTCCCGACCGGTATGTTCCTGTCAGTGTTTGTTTCAATCGGTCGACGTGCGTAGAGATGTCGACCGCCATAGCCTGCCGGAGTTTCGGATTGAGTTCCCGATCCACGAGTTGCCAGTAGCCGACACGAATGGAGTCAATGGCGGATTTCGACTCAGTGGCCATTTGGAGGTCCGGCACGGAGAGGCTTCGTCCCCCGTCATCCAGGCGTGGGGTTCCCCAGTAGTAGATCGTCCCTTTGAGATCGCCGCTGAGCTCGACCGTCACCAGGACGCGGCCACTGGCGTCTGCGGCGGAGACCTGTTCAATCACGGCCCTATCTGCGGCGGTGGAATCGAACACCACCGTCTGGTGGAACAGCTTGCTCTGCAGTTGATGCGAGAGTTGCTGATAAGAAAATGGGACCCGAGCGAGCATCGTATAGGGCTTGTTGGCGGCCGACAGGGGGCCCGAATTGACGAGGGCGACTGTGGGAGCTGCCTCCGCACAGGTCGGCTCATAAGTGATGAAGGGCATTTGTTTTGCCGAGCCCAGAATCACCATGTCCTGAGTCGTGCCTTTCTGCTGTCCGAGAATCATTTCTCGTGGATTGCCGTAGAGGCAGGCGCGGGTGTTCAGTGTCGCCATCGAGAGTGACAGGGGACCGTCGAGATCATCCCAGAGCCGTTGCAATGGAATCGTAAATGCGTCGGCATGGACGGCGTCCGTCAGGGCGATCTTGATCTCGGGTAACCCGAACAAGTCGGGCGCCTGATCGGTCACCGGGATGTTGAACATGTTACAACGCGCGTCGCTCTCCGGTTTGGTTCTCACCGTGAGATGAGTGGGTTCGAATCCGAACGAGACCGATTCGCTTTCTTGCAGCAGGGCGAGTGTGCCTGTGATGTCCATCGTGGCAAAAACAGGATCCAGGCGGCAGGCCCGTGCACTGCCGCGCGATTCGATTTCTCCTTTGTATTCGGCATGAATCGCGACGAGGCCGTCCTGGATATGCACCTGTGGAGAGCTGATCCTGACAAAGGTCCAACGGAATTCCTGTCCGAGTGGATGCCCCGACTCCGTGATGCGTTCCGGAACAGCATCTCGAAGGGCCGTCTGAATCGGCGTCAGATCGGTCTTAACCTGGAAGGGCATCTGCGAGAGCGGAGCCCGTGACTCTTCCTTCGCCATCGCGGAGAAGGAAGGAACCGCGCTGGTGATCGGAGGGGGAACCGGTTTGGATGTGGACTGCGGGATGGAATGGCTGCAGGCGCTACCGAGCAGCAAGACTGCGCAGAGCGCCGGTAGAACAGGTTGTGTATGGTGCTTCATAATTGCCTCCGTAAAGCATGCGGTAACGGCGTTCTCTGAACTCTTGTGCCGATGTTCGAGGCCTGTGGGCAAGGCTCACGACGGTCGGGTGGTTGCTGCTGACAAAGGAGGGGGCGCTCCCATCATCCTCTATGAAAAACGGGGAGACAGCGTTATGGTGTTCCAGCGATCAGGGGCCTCAAGAAGGTCTCTTGGGGGATGACAGGCTCCACATGTCCCTGTCGGGCAATCTTTCTTGCGTTCCCTCACGACTATCGCATCATGGTGGTTCCCTATTGCAGGCCGCCTAAGGGGCGAGGGCTGCAGACCAGCCCTGCCACGCCTGGGATTCCCCATCTCCCTGCTCGAGATCGTCTTCCGCATCCTTACTGTGGTTGCGGTTGAATTTGCAGGTTGTTGTTCACAGTCCTCACGCCGTTCACTCCGCGTGCCAATTCCGCCACCCTCGTTTTCTGTTCAGCGGATGTGACGGTCCCGTTCAGACTGACCGCGCCTCGTTCCGTATCCACGTCGATACGGGAAAAGTTGGACAGGCGATCCGAAGAGAGTTTGGATTGCACCGCAGCCGTGATGCTGGCGTCATCGATGGTTTGCCCCGCGGTTTTGCCGGTGGTCGATTGGCATCCGACAAGCGAGAGCATGACCAGAGCGAACACGAACCGGGTCAGCTGTACGAGCATGATGGGCTCCTTTCAGAATGTCATTCGGTTGTGAATCGGCGCGAGTCCGGCGCCGGCAATTCGACTGCTACGTTCGTCGCGAAGTCACATCACCCACGGTTTTTTCCGCGGTTTGTACGGTCTCATCCACGAATTCCCGTGCGGCACGTCCTGCGTTCCGTAGGGTTTGCTTTCCGCCTTCGACATATTCCTGCCCCCGATCCACGGCGTGATCCCAAGCAGCCCGTCCCTGCTCAGTGGCCTCGTCCAGTTCGTCCTTGGCTTTGGACGCATAATCGCGCAAGGTCGAACGGAGCTCGGTTCCCGACTGCGGCGCCAAAAGCAGCGCGACCCCGGCACCGATGAATGCGCCGGCTACGAATGCTGACCAGTTGGAAGACTCTTCTGTGTGCATCTCTTGACCTCCTTGGAATTGACGATGTTGTTCGATGACCTGACCTCGAGCTCAGCAGGGATGGGGTCGTCACGCGGCTCATCGCTCGATCCCTCTGCGTGACTCCACAGTAACAGGATGCCGTGCAGCTCCCACTAGGCATGGCCCTAGTTGAGTGGTGTGCGGCGTGTGAACGCGGGAGATTGCTCTGACTAGGCGTGACGGCGAGTCATATCGGAATGAGTGGGATCGGGGGGAAGCGCGTAGAAGCAGGTAAGTCGGCGGAGTTGCTCGTCAACGATATCTCCAGAGCGTAGGTGCTGAAGATTCGGGGCAATGTTGAGCAGGGAACGAGGAAAAATGAAATCGTGTGGATTCGACGGTTCGAGCGATGAGCGTGCGCAATCAGAATCTTCAAGCGGCCTGTCTGCCGAACAGATTATCGTGCATGATAGGGGTTTGCAGCGAGTATCCCTGAACCAGGGACTCAGCGACTGTTCCATCCAAAGCGTTTCTAGGACATCACGAGCGGAGGTCGGCAAAGTGCGGCAATAGGGATCGGTTGAAGTGCCCGACAGCAGCGGCTGAAGTTATGAACGGTGTGAACGTGGGGCTGGATTGTGGTGCGCCCGACAGGACTTGAACCTGTAACCTTCTGATCCGTAGTCAGATGCTCTATCCATTGAGCTACGGGCGCACATCATGTTTTGAGCCCGTTCGAAGAGCAGTCCCTTCGGAGCGGGCTCAAAGGAGCAGCGCTGGTTATACAGGCTTGAGGGAAGAACGGTCAAGTCTATCCGGCATACATATTTTAGAAGAGGCTTCTGCTGATTTCTCCGGAAGGGGAACTTTCGTTGCCGCTTGAGTCGTAGGCCGTCACGGAGAACCAATAGGTCGATCCCAGCGGCAAGGTCAGGCGTGTCGAGGTGACGTTGCCGACATCGAATGACTGAGAACGAACGCCGGATCTTGTACCGACATAAACCCGGTAACCTCTGAGGTCCGACTCACTGTTTGCAGTCCAGGTGACGGTCACCGTGCCGGTTGCCGTGCCGGAAGGCGGGGGTGGCGGCGTTGTGCTGCCGGTCGGCGAAGGCGGTGGCGGCGGGGGAGTCGTGCCGCTTGCAAGGACGGAAAGCGACACCGGAATACGCAAGGTTTGCGAGCCATTGGGGCCGCTTTCAACGATATAGATGACACCGGAGTAGGACCCGATGTTCATGGCCGAGGTATTGACCGTCACCGTGATGGGATCGATTTCGGTGGTGATGGTCTGCGTGCTGCCATAAGGTGGATTGAGGGCCGTCCAGGATTGGTTCGCACTAATGCTATACGTGCTTTGTTGGGTGCTCGATTTCTGCAAATTAAAGATTCCGGACACGGTGTTTCCCTTCGCTGTGCTGAGCGAGAGTGCAGACGGGAAGGCCTGGAGCATGGGCGTCAATGAGCCGGTCGGCGGCGGCGGAGGGGGCGGCGTCGTCGAGGGCGGCGGTGGTGGCGTGGTCGATGGCGGGGGCGGAGGCGGCGTCGTGCTTGAAGGGGGCGGCGGGGGCGGCGGCGGTGTGGTCCCGGTTGCCGTGACGTTGAGTGCGACCGGGATGCGCAAGGTTTGCGATCCGTTGGGGCCGCTTTCGACGATATAGACGACACCTGAGTAAGTTCCCACGTTCATGGAGGCCGTGTTCACCGAGACCGTGATGGGATCGACCTCGGTGGTGATGGTCTGCGTGCTGCCATAGGGTGGGTTGAGGGCCGTCCAGGATTGGTTCGCGCTGATGCTATACGAGCTCTGTTGCGTACTGGACTTCTGCAGGTTGAAGACGCCGGATGCAGTGGTTCCCTTCGCGGCGGTGAGCGAGAGTGCGGACGGGAAGGCCTGGAGCATGGGCGTCAATGAGCCGGTCGGCGGCGGCGGAGGGGGCGGCGTCGTCGAGGGCGGCGGTGGTGGCGTGGTGGATGGTGGGGGCGGAGGCGGCGTCGTGCTTGAAGGGGGCGGCGGGGGAGGCGGCGGTGTCGTGCTCGTCGCAGTGACGGTGGTGGTCACCGGGATCCGCCAGGTCGTAGACACACCGGGTCCGGCCTGTCCGATGTAAATTGTCCCCGAGTAGGTTCCGGCCGCAAGTCCCATGGCGGCGGTATTCACCGTAACCGTGAGCACATCCGTTTCTGTGCTGATGGTTTGGGTACTGCCGTAGGGGGGATTCAGCCAGATCCAGGATTGGTTGGCGCTGATGAAGTAGGTGTGTTGCGCCGTATCCGACTTTTTAAGACTCAAGGTGCCGCTGACCGTTCCTCCTTTGGCGACGGTCAAGGACAGTGCGCTCGGCGTAAACTGGATGTTCTGCGCGAGTGCCGATCCTCCCGTGCCGAAGTCGCAGAACCACAGAGTCAGCATCAAGGCCGTAAGCAATCCCTTCGCGCGTCGTCCGACGAGCCGGGCTGGATGCTGATTCACGGTGGTATCGTGCAACCTCATAGTCAGTACTCCCTTAGGTGATATTCCCGAAAATAAAAAAGGAAACGATCGTTGGTGAGCAACAGTCGTGCCACAACAAATCGCTTCGGCGTTCTTCGGAATTATTTGTCGGGAATCGCTCAGCGGAGTTCGGTGAGAATCCCGTCAGGATTACTATCAGTGCCGACCCTAACGGAAGAGAGCGGAATAGGCAAGTAAAAATTTCACTTGCTTCCCGTACGACGCGTGGCAAGACATCTGGTAGAAAAGAGGTCGATGAGAGCAGTGACCCCTGTAGGGTGTCGGCACCTGTCTGTACAAAACCGACGTCCTTACCGGTTACAGAATAGAGCGATTCCCTAGGTAAGCACCAGAGACGTTTGCGGGTGGCCATACGGGCCTACGGGCATGGGTGAGAGAAAGTTGTTGACCATGTTCTGCAGGTAGGGTATCTGTGGGCGCGCCGTTTCCAAGGGGATACGTAGTACCTTGCTATCGATGCGGGGCGGCGGAACCGAGGGGGCGACGACATGGTCTCACTACGACGTTTACTGTGTGCGGTGTGCGCCTGCCTGGCCGGTCTCGGCGCGCTTCCTGCTGCGGCGGAAGTCGCTCCTGCCCAGTCTTCCTCTATCGCCCGTGTCGACATCGGCGTGTCTGAATGGTTCAGTCAGGGTGAGACGGTGTGGAGCCACAATGCCTCAGGCCTGGATGCCAACCTTGGAAATCCAAGCTCCAAACTCAAGTACAAGGATACGGGCACCAATGTGACCGAAATCAGCGGTCGGGTGCAGTTGAAGAACAAAATCTTCTTCCGCGGCGCCTTCGGGTACGGTTCGATCGGCGGAGGCCGGCTGACGGATGACGACTTTCTCAGCGCACAGGGGGCTGCAGCTCAGGGTGCGACCGTCAGCGGCGAACATCGGTTCTCGCGCACCTTCAGTGACATCGGGGGAGACAATCTCTGGTATCTGAACGGGGATATCGGTGCGACGACGTTCACCTTTCCCGAAAACAAAGGCACCCTGGGGATGTTTGTGGGGTTGCAGTACTGGCGGGAGCGGCATGTGGCAAACGGGGTCACACAGGCCGAATGTACCACGGCATCCTCTCCGAACCAGGATTTTCGTTGTTCGCCTGCCGGTACGGTCGGGTTTCGTAACCAGACGGTGATTACCAACACGTCTACCTGGGTATCAGGCCGGTTCGGCGGTGAGGTCGAATATCGGGTCGATAAGCGCATCAGCATTGAGGCTAAAATAGCCATGCTCTTGTCCTATTTGAACAATGAGGATGTGCATCACCTCAGAACCGATCTCGGGCAGGATCCGAGCTTCAGAATGACGGGGCTGGGCCTGGGTACCAATTCGGATATCAATCTGCGAATCAGGATTTGGGACCGGCTCTACCTGACGGGCGGGTATCGCGTGTTCTGGAACCGCGTGCTCGTCGGTGATCAGTGGAAGCTGTATGGCTCCGACGGCTCGTCGACGACCGCCTCCCTGAACCAGTTTCAAACTCTCCGGCACGGCCCCACCATCGGACTGACGTATTCGTTCTAGCCGTCATCCGTCTCTCGATGCAGAACGGGAGCGTATAGCGTATTGCTTATGGTGTATGGTCGGGAACGGCAGCAACCCGCGGCGTTCTGCCTGTACCCTTGAGCTATACGCTCTTCTTTCCCGCCATCAGCTCGGATGCCTGCCGAGAGACGTTTTACGCTTCACGAGTGACGGGATTCGGCGGCAGCGCTCAGCGCGATCGGGATGGGCCGGTTTCGTCTTCGTATTCCGCGAAGAGCCGTTTGGCTTCGGGATGAAGAAGATGCGGCTGACCGTAGGGGATTCCGGCGGTCCGGAAGAGGGGCGTCAGTTTCTCGTTCGGGTGCAGATAACCGGCCCGGAGCGGGACCGATCGTTTGGTGTGGCGGATGAGGGCGCAGGGATTCGGGCGGATAGCCGTCAGCCAATCCGCAATATCCTGCGGATTGCCGATCGAGGCGGACAACAACAGCAGGCGTGCCTGGGATGGACAGAAGATCAAGGTCTCTTCCCACACCACCCCGCGTTCCGGATCGGCGAGGTATTGTGATTCGTCCATGATCACCAGCCCCAGCGTATCCAGGCGCACATCGATTTCGCCCCCCGCCGCATCGTAGAGCAGGTTGCGCAAAATTTCCGTGGTCATGATGAGCAGCGGCGCCTGGGCATGCTCCCGGCGGTCGCCGGTGAGAATCCCGACCTGCCCCGGGCCGAATAGGCGCGAAAATTCTGTAAACTTCGTATTGGAGAGGGCCTTGAGTGGAGACGTATAGATGACCGTACGATTCTCCTGCATCGCCCGCTTCGTGGCCTCAATGGCGACATAGGTTTTTCCGCTGCCGGTCGGCACGCTGACCACCACGTCGGTTTCCGCCAGCTTCGCCAACGCATCCACCTGCCAGGCATCCGGTACGAACGGCTGTGCCTGTGGAACTCCGATTCCCGACAACCATTCATGAAGCGAGACAGGCGGCTCATGGTGGCCGTGTTCCTCAGCCCGGTGCGGGCGTGGCGTCGTAGACGCTGCAGCCGGTCTCGGGTGGACCTTCGGTTTGGGCGCGTGCTCAACCGGCGCGGCCT encodes:
- a CDS encoding phage holin family protein, whose translation is MDNPHPISFGALVNGLIVDLRSLLRQEIQLAQHEMQNERSKLISIAIRSGMGLLFGMSASLCVLLMLVHGLHAATPLPLWACYGIVGLLSLVTAASVLLSVARLGETLRLWPFRTFHSLKEDLQWIKEQVLSTRT
- a CDS encoding Gfo/Idh/MocA family oxidoreductase; the encoded protein is MERHSMSLPPLRFAVVGLGHISQVAVLPAFAHAKSSARLTALVSDDPLKRRLLGRQYGVARTYAYRDYEQCLRSGEIDAVYIALPNSLHREYAVRAARAGIHILCEKPLAVTTADCRKMIQAAERYRVKLMVAYRLHFEACNLQTIALLQSGRLGEPRLFHSVFTQQVRPGDTRLSQQLGGGPLYDIGIYCINAARYLFRDEPTEVSALVGRGYDRRFRKVEESAGAILRFPHDRLATMTCSFGATDAAMYEIVGTKGRVRVEPAYEYLGSLKASITVNGKTRIRTFKPGDQFAPQLIYFASCVQDNRQPEPNGLEGLLDVHIIEALHRSARQGRSVPLRLATKQARPDVRMQIHRPPVVKPKQVRTTSPTL
- a CDS encoding hemerythrin domain-containing protein, which produces MANTPTILNSHDAVKLIRNDHRHILALFQLYRAAQADSRQSYVDQILQRLADHFHMEERLTEDVRHQGNEGRILVEQLLMEHEEIKAMRDELQRAENDDDEALDAFFEDMMQTVRAHFIAEERDLFPLLNMGQHHARR
- a CDS encoding DUF4403 family protein → MKHHTQPVLPALCAVLLLGSACSHSIPQSTSKPVPPPITSAVPSFSAMAKEESRAPLSQMPFQVKTDLTPIQTALRDAVPERITESGHPLGQEFRWTFVRISSPQVHIQDGLVAIHAEYKGEIESRGSARACRLDPVFATMDITGTLALLQESESVSFGFEPTHLTVRTKPESDARCNMFNIPVTDQAPDLFGLPEIKIALTDAVHADAFTIPLQRLWDDLDGPLSLSMATLNTRACLYGNPREMILGQQKGTTQDMVILGSAKQMPFITYEPTCAEAAPTVALVNSGPLSAANKPYTMLARVPFSYQQLSHQLQSKLFHQTVVFDSTAADRAVIEQVSAADASGRVLVTVELSGDLKGTIYYWGTPRLDDGGRSLSVPDLQMATESKSAIDSIRVGYWQLVDRELNPKLRQAMAVDISTHVDRLKQTLTGTYRSGGVTMDILVTRQMPDQVRSSPQGLTVIILLEGTANATGQVTLEGQRTRALLPRESR
- a CDS encoding BON domain-containing protein: MLVQLTRFVFALVMLSLVGCQSTTGKTAGQTIDDASITAAVQSKLSSDRLSNFSRIDVDTERGAVSLNGTVTSAEQKTRVAELARGVNGVRTVNNNLQIQPQPQ
- a CDS encoding YtxH domain-containing protein, with amino-acid sequence MHTEESSNWSAFVAGAFIGAGVALLLAPQSGTELRSTLRDYASKAKDELDEATEQGRAAWDHAVDRGQEYVEGGKQTLRNAGRAAREFVDETVQTAEKTVGDVTSRRT
- a CDS encoding DEAD/DEAH box helicase, with the translated sequence MTTHELEQLLLEQPVSLLHRLARGRISRHFRSGKRKLIDLLLQASAENRPGLESDLAALIEEQSHRRQAAPVEHAPKPKVHPRPAAASTTPRPHRAEEHGHHEPPVSLHEWLSGIGVPQAQPFVPDAWQVDALAKLAETDVVVSVPTGSGKTYVAIEATKRAMQENRTVIYTSPLKALSNTKFTEFSRLFGPGQVGILTGDRREHAQAPLLIMTTEILRNLLYDAAGGEIDVRLDTLGLVIMDESQYLADPERGVVWEETLIFCPSQARLLLLSASIGNPQDIADWLTAIRPNPCALIRHTKRSVPLRAGYLHPNEKLTPLFRTAGIPYGQPHLLHPEAKRLFAEYEDETGPSRSR